The DNA segment TGGACGAGAGCGAAAGCGCCTACAAGACTGTGGAGGTGGTGTTCATTGTGTTGGTGGCCGGTTCCCTCAGTCTAGTTACAGTTATTGGAAATATCCTGGTCATGCTATCCATCAAAGTTAATAGGAACCTACAGACGGTCAACAACTATTTCTTGTTCAGCCTTGCATGTGCTGACCTAATTATTGGACTATGCTCTATGAACTTGTACACAGTCTACATAGTAATCGGGTACTGGCCCCTGGGGCCCGTGGTGTGCGACCTGTGGCTAGCCTTGGACTATGTTGTCAGCAATGCATCTGTCATGAATCTTCTCATTATAAGCTTTGACAGATATTTCTGTGTTACCAAGCCTCTCAGCTACCCTGTCAAAAGGACCACCAAGATGGCGGGAATGATGATTGCTGCAGCCTGGGTCTTGTCTTTCATCCTCTGGGCACCAGCTATCCTCTTCTGGCAGTTCATTGTTGGTGGGCGGACAGTGCCTGAGAAGGAGTGCTACATCCAGTTCTTCTCCAATGCAGCAGTCACATTCGGCACTGCCATTGCCGCCTTTTACCTGCCCGTCATCATCATGATCCAACTCTACTGGCAGATCTCCAGAGCGAGCAAGTGCCGTGTGAAGAAGGAACACCGCAAGCCATCGGGAGTGAATCCAGAGACCCTGTCCCCCGGCCAGAGGACGAATAACATGCCAAAGCCTAACAATAACAATGTTTTAGCAGAGGACACAGGACTTTCCCGGGGCCAGAATGCTGATGAAGGAGCCAACCAGCATGATGGAAAGCTCCAAAATGGTAAGGGACCCTCCTCGACAACGGCCGAAGGTGAAGCCGAAGGCGATGAGGTGGCGAGGGAGAACTGCACTCCTGGGGAAGAGAAGGAAAGCTCCAATGATTCAACATCTGGCAGCGCGGCTGCATCCAATCAGAAGGATGACGAGGCGGCGTCGTCTGCCGTGAACTCAGGCGCAGAGACGAGCCAGCCAATCGCATATCAGCGAGCCAAAGCGGGGGGTTCCAAACTCACCTGCATCAAGATCAAGACTAAATCCCCCAAAGGTGACTGCTACACCCCGTCCAACGCCACGGTGGAGATCGTCCCAGCGAACGAGCGGCAGAATCACGTGGCACGGAAGATCGTGAAAATGACAAAGCAGCCtcctaagaagaagaaagcgccGCCATCAAGGGAGAAAAAAGTGACCCGCACCATAATGGCCATCCTGGTCGCTTTTGTAGCCACCTGGACGCCTTATAATGTCATGGTACTTATTAACACCTTCTGCTCCAGCTGCATCCCCAACACCATGTGGACTATTGGCTACTGGCTGTGCTACATCAACAGCACCATCAACCCAGCCTGCTACGCGCTGTGTAACATTACATTCAAAAAGACATTCAAACATCTTCTCCTCTGCCAGTATAAAAATATTAGGTCAGCCAGATAAACACAGACCACTGAAAGTGTTGAAGTGTAAGTTCTCCTGTGTGTCAGTgccatttgtgtgtgcgtgcgtgtgcgtgtcagtAATTTAAGGCCCGTGGGAGAACGCTAAAAAGACTGAAAGAGtatatttaaaatgactttatctgattttatcttcttttttaatTGCTCTCTCAATAACCAGTTGTAGCACTTTACACAAGTTCAACTGATGCCGGTTGCGTTCGCAGAAGCAGCACAGATAGAGGAGGGTTTTGAGAAATTCAGATTCATTCCGTGCAGtcagctcaaaaaaaaaaagaagaacagagtTTATAAAGCAGAGAGGACTTGAGAGTGACACTGAGCTGAtcagaaatgacaaaaaaaaaaagaagatgaggaggcGAGGAAGATCTGCACTGGTACAGAAAAACGGGAGAAAACTTCAAAATGGGGAAAATAGGGCTCTCTGAATTTACAAACCTCAGAAGTTTGAAATTCACTGAAGATAACCTGTAGATAACTGTACATATCAGTGCATCCTCAATATttatgtgcgtgcgtgagtgtatgagtgtttgtgtgtgtgtgtgtgtgtgtgctcactcAGAGTATGCGTGTGCCGTCTGCTGGCCTTCCTTCTGTCATTCTCATCACGGTACTTCCAACCAGCAACATGTAGAATGCAGTGCGGCATCTTGTATAGATTATGTCCATCAGAGGCCATTTAATCCACCATTGGGGATGAGTttctattaaaatgttaaatgtcaatTGTAATTTAGCCATGTAATTTAATGCAGTCGTTCCCAATTATTTTAAGTTTAAAGGTCCGGGTCAGCCATTTACATTAAGGTGCAGGTGAGTAATAACACAGCTTAGTTTGCTATATTATTATGCGTTTTATGTTTATGAGCTGCATTTTATCCTCCTggctaacaaataaaaaaatataacgTTGAAATACTTTATAGGGAATATACGTGAGAAAATATGGCATTAAATGAAATGTGCCTCCAACATTTGGACACACATTATAGCAGTAAGCAAAGCATATAGTCTAGAAGCATGCGAAATATATCTCCTTTGTttcattaacattaaaaccaaacccaagaagtctttttttttatgtgtgggATGATTTGTAATTGGTCTTAAAACCTGATGACCAGGGTGACCaaatcactgctgctgctgaaggaatAGTTCATCATGTGAACCCTGCAGAATCCATAACGTGCCGTTTCCACATTCTGAACTTTCATTAAAGGAAAAAGGCACTAAATTCAACCTGCCACGTGTCTATTTTAGACAATAGCCAAATAGCTCTGACAACAACAAGCGTGAGCTATGgctaaatagaaagaaaattaGATTGTTCGGTCGCGCTTCTTGATTTGACAGCCATTCATAGCACATGtcagcttctgcagcagctgtttgacatATATTGATTATGGCGGTTCTCACATGGCTAATATGCTGGGAACCTCCTCGCTCTGTGGAAATGGTGGctggagctcagagctgagGCATATTACCATCTGTGGGAAATCATTATGTGGTAGTGTGGATTTTTCAATGCATGTGAATGAGTGTGTAGTTGCGtaatgtaggtgtgtgtgtgtgtgtgtgtgtgtgtgtgtgtgtggtcttctGCCAGGTGAGTGTGGGTGTAAATGCTGGTGTGTATGTTTGCTCCAAGAGTGGAGTGTATTTCTGATCACAGGTCCATGACCTTGTGATTTAAATAAGGGCTAATTCCATCACACGTGTTTTTGAAACcatctctgttttatttgtaaaaCAATTAAGAAATTAGTTAATAAATTATACgtatcattattttttaattaaacataatTAATAGTTGTgctattctttttttcttttattatgaaGGAAATGAGATTTAGTGCAAACGTGTGCTGTGTATTCATGCATGTCACCCATCATTTCAAGCTGTTAGATAATTCTCTTGCATTAATGCATGCTCACCAGTGCTAGCTATGAATATGTATGAGAATGTGCCATCAGGGGGCTGTCAgcggctggtgggggggggggctttacgcAGAATTATGTCTGTGCAGAAAAGCTCCTCAAGGCTgtctatttaaaacaaatctggGACAGATCTTTTAATAAAAACTCACCATGAGCTCGATCAGATTATGAGACCATGTGGAACGCCTATATGTGATGTTAAAGATTGCCCATTACACGCTTAGCATGTTGCCTGTCCGTTCCCCACTTACTGTTCCACTATTCCCGGATCATTTTATAGTCTCTGCCCTCCTTTATGAGGTCTTGAATACAATGTAAATATCACATATCATGAAGTCAACATTCTCTCGTTCCGTCGTGCGGATATGAACATGAACATCTGTTTGTGCAGCGCTTGGTGGGATGAAGGTTCTTGTTCTGGCATTTAAATGCCAAAGTTGGAGAAGTCACATTTTTGCATtcaatgcacacacaaagaaacctGGAAACCTATTCTAATACGGTAAATTATATGTTGAAGTTACGTACTGGAGCCATTTAACTTTGTTTGGACTAAAAATCAAGTTTGATTTAACATCAACTTGTGCAATCTGTTAAATCATGTTGTCGTGGGTACAGTTTGATTAGATTAGAACCGACGAGTCATCAGGTCTCGACTCAAACATTGCAAAATACACATTGGTCCACTTTTCTCAAGTTTCATCCCCTGTAACATGAGAGGCGGACACAATACATGTATCTCATATAAAACACTACAAATACTCTAAGGAGCCTGACTTATTATAAACTGAACTTTAAAATCACATGGATAAGTTGCACGTAAGATCCATTCTTGTTACAAATACTGTCAGTGATAAAATCCAGGTTCTCGCCCGCTCTATTTCTTGACATTCTCATTCGACTTTGTGAAAATGTAGGCCTGAGGCATTTGTCAATGGATTTGTCTGCAGGCTTATTGTTCCAAAATAAGTAATTGTCCTTTGGGAAATAGCCGGAAATGTATTGATTTCCGTTCCTTGAAATGTGAACTTAAGTCCCTTTTTCTCTGTTCAAAATGTCAGGAATATATTCGGGGggttagatttcttttttttgatgaacATAAGATGTTTAAAAGCAGGGAAGTACCTGAAAGTACAGAAGAatgagcaaaatgaaaatgaaaagtgagCAGGCCGTGTTGTGTTTTGGACTTTTGTGCCCATTGTTGTCGTGCTTAACGTTTCATAGATGAGTAACAGCTGAATAAATGTGCTTTCCGCCGCCGCTGCTCATACACAGATAGTTCCTGTTGATCTATCAGCGCCGCTTCGCCAGGAACCGAGCCATCCATTCAAGTTCAACATCCGACCGTCCGTCACACTGATACAGTCGAGCCAGGTCTGCCAGACATCTGTCACACGTCTCAGTTGCGGGGCAATGTACTGTCCGGAATATAAGATTAATCCTCGCTAAGCTGCCGTTTGAGTGATACCAGCAAGAGCGTAAGTGGCTCGCAGCTTGAGTAGAGGTTCTGGGGGTCCCGGTTTGAGCAACCGCTCGGGTGTTTGGCAGGAGGTGACGGCTGTTTATCACTTCCTGGAGCTGGGAAGAGACGGCATGCACTttgaacagagcagcaaagttCTCATAAAGCTCCTCCTGTTGCCAAGTTGTCCCGCAgacaagaacaaaacaacattCTCGTATCAcgccttgtttttgttttgttttttgtattggAAGGTGGAAcagggagaggatgaggagagagaaCATGGGCTGACAGAACACAACAAAAAGTGATGTTGGTGACGGTGAGAGAGAACAGCCATCAGGCGATAGCGACGACGCTCTGTGCTCTGCTCACATGAAACAGATAAGCTTGTCTTTGTTGTCATGGATTTGGGGCGGTGGGGATTGGGGAGCATGAAGGGCCGTCAGAGACAAAATCGGCAGCGAGAAGATCACACCACGTGTGGACCATGTTTGGACAAGTCACAGCCATTCTGGGGCAGGTCAGCCAAGGGCTTTGCTCCAGGAATCCAAGTGTCCCAGACGAAACCTGCCGACTGGTGTAAACACAGCGTGATCCGGCGCCGTTTACCATCGCTCCTGTGCTTTTATTGCATCGCCTCCGCATGCTGCGAGAAACTAAATCCACCGCTAATACGTAATTACGTCCATACCACGTGCATGTTCATGCACAAGGACAAATGCTGATGTTCCATCCATCGTGCATGTCTACAACAAGTCTTCCCCCCATAAGTAATCAACCGATCACCATGTGCCGTCAGAGCTAGCTGGGCTCCCGTTCGTACGGCTTAATGTCAAAGGGCTAAACTCCTTTTACGGGAGCACACTTGACACGTAACGTTAATCGGAGATGACTTCAAAAACTTCTGGCTTCACTCTCGGGAGGCCGTTGCTGAGAATAATCTGAGCCTGTGTGCAGCCATGCAGAGGCATGATCTCGGCGGCCCGAGCACGCCGCGCAAATTTTATCGGAGAGTGTATATCGACAGATTGTACAGAGCAATTTGAAGTGCCTTATCCAGAGTGACATAAACAAATTGCTCTTTTATCCCGAAATCCCTGTTGTGTCATTGCCTGTGTTGAAAGTGTTTCGGTGCTGCTGAAGCGCAACGTGTCATTCAAATTTCTTGATTTTCTCCTCTTTATTACCGAGACCATTGTGTTTTCCAGCTCTGAGCTCCACGTGCTATAATTTCTTTTATCTTAGCAGCCGCCGCCTGATAGCAGAAAGAAATGGAAGTTTGGACTGAACAATCTAAAATCATGTCACTGCCTTCTAAAGTGCATAACCTGTAcagtacacacatacacaacagTGACATATTCCAATacgaccctgtgtgtgtgtggggtgtgtgcgtgcgtgcacgcagCCTGctgtgtgatatttatttatttatttttaatggcatCCTCAGCATGAAGACATCTGATTGGACAAAATATCACGACACACGTCAGGGAAGATGTGGATCGTGTGTTTCTCTGTCATCACTCCCTTCTCTTTGAACAGTTTTTCAATAGCAACAGGCTTCCAAAGACTCAGTTTGACACAGACTTTGTGTGGTActggaatacacacacacacacacacacacatatatgtatagATATGTATACATTATATTGTACATTTTCTATCATATTTTATAAATCTTATTTCTTTGATCATTGTACAAAGTACAAATGTATTTCAAGTTAGAATGTGATCAGTGTACAGTTGCTTTTGGTGAAAATTGAATCTGCTATTTAAAATCATAAAGATGTGAATATTATGGGGTTATGGAAGTGTTTCAAAGATAATGTGACTATGgtataatatatgtgtgtgtt comes from the Brachionichthys hirsutus isolate HB-005 unplaced genomic scaffold, CSIRO-AGI_Bhir_v1 contig_886, whole genome shotgun sequence genome and includes:
- the LOC137914091 gene encoding muscarinic acetylcholine receptor M2-like, with the protein product MDVFNFTYWNASEGNDTEAVDESESAYKTVEVVFIVLVAGSLSLVTVIGNILVMLSIKVNRNLQTVNNYFLFSLACADLIIGLCSMNLYTVYIVIGYWPLGPVVCDLWLALDYVVSNASVMNLLIISFDRYFCVTKPLSYPVKRTTKMAGMMIAAAWVLSFILWAPAILFWQFIVGGRTVPEKECYIQFFSNAAVTFGTAIAAFYLPVIIMIQLYWQISRASKCRVKKEHRKPSGVNPETLSPGQRTNNMPKPNNNNVLAEDTGLSRGQNADEGANQHDGKLQNGKGPSSTTAEGEAEGDEVARENCTPGEEKESSNDSTSGSAAASNQKDDEAASSAVNSGAETSQPIAYQRAKAGGSKLTCIKIKTKSPKGDCYTPSNATVEIVPANERQNHVARKIVKMTKQPPKKKKAPPSREKKVTRTIMAILVAFVATWTPYNVMVLINTFCSSCIPNTMWTIGYWLCYINSTINPACYALCNITFKKTFKHLLLCQYKNIRSAR